The proteins below come from a single Oncorhynchus tshawytscha isolate Ot180627B linkage group LG22, Otsh_v2.0, whole genome shotgun sequence genomic window:
- the si:ch73-233m11.2 gene encoding NACHT, LRR and PYD domains-containing protein 3: protein MATSKDCFQTVHTLHKEALLAHRKQKSEDTSTLLGGQLPNKVVHDNNYIPLMTTDPDVSEKQMQEKPQSFQHAILIALPEDRHQPKPVIVVGPAGVGRTTALEKLVVDWATGKHLQHFSCVFHFTFRDLNAHKGVLSLQALLLQCYSHLSPESLALVLQNPKSLLFLFDGLDQYQHSLEPPTSLALCSDPQQPASVSMLVASLVHGTLLKGAAILLTSRPTAASLESLDGYRLELLGFLKPQRKAYCERFFSDPIVASQAFENIERTMGFYDFCTSPRFCWTTCSIYKSLMEAGEILPETLTQVFVYITVHLIRALSLDTTNARDLVTSLGRMASHCCLGPDSTCSKEEMASTDVQQFLTTPTSLKDFLHVDGDLESDNCIFSFHTQKIQEFFLAASFYLDESEAVSVEEMLENHEGCVEFLDLYLAGLCEPSQRKPLESELGEFNTDHIMDFSSWFKSTSRKALESYHTDRHLHYFHLLHQRQNEKLVKEIIIPSARGISYGVLGVHDCVSLSYIVTCLGEWDQLNLYSSKDLTEEKANLLVPAIRLSHKIILVQSSLSAGALAHLASAFSQGRTTELDMSYNPMGDTGFKVLCTGLGDCNIQTLKLPVCGLTEACCGDLVAVLTSEKSHLRVLELRGNPFHDQGLRKLSHALGSPHCKLQELQLPRCELTGGSMEALSTALCVGQSELRILNLAQNCLTDQGVDWLAKALQYPCCQLQSLILFDNELTAACCAGVAEALQSEGCRLSELDLSVNALGQEGALQLCKALNKPGHPLEKLRLVRCELTPLVFKELGILLSSGTSGLRTLSVGLNKIGDEGAKHLWVALGDKRCSLEHLDVEMIQLTDACVGDLSVAVRASGSLKSLVLKNNHLTDTSVPALVQVMQDSRTMQKMNLQYNDFSEDMFEMMDQCAKIKY from the exons ATGGCGACATCAAAGGATTGTTTTCAAA CTGTCCACACGTTGCACAAGGAAGCACTGCTGGCCCATAGAAAGCAGAAGTCAGAGGACACATCAACCCTTCTTGGAGGCCAGTTGCCAAATAAAGTTGTGCATGATAACAATTACATTCCGCTCATGACTACTGATCCTGATGTGTCAGAAAAACAGATGCAAGAGAAACCACAGTCATTTCAACATGCCATTCTAATTGCATTGCCTGAAGATAGACACCAGCCAAAACCTGTTATAGTGGTTGGTCCAGCTGGAGTTGGCAGAACCACTGCCCTGGAGAAGCTAGTAGTGGACTGGGCCACTGGCAAACATCTCCAGCACTTTTCCTGTGTCTTCCATTTCACGTTCAGGGATCTGAATGCCCATAAAGGGGTGCTGTCTCTGCAGGCATTGCTGCTTCAGTGCTACAGTCACCTTTCCCCTGAGTCCCTGGCTCTAGTCCTGCAGAATCCAAAGTCTCTGCTGTTTCTGTTTGATGGGCTGGATCAGTACCAGCACAGCCTGGAACCCCCCACATCCCTGGCCCTCTGCTCGGACcctcagcagccagcctcagtctCTATGCTAGTGGCCAGCCTGGTGCATGGAACTCTGCTGAAAGGGGCAGCCATACTGCTGACCTCAAGGCCTACCGCAGCCAGTCTTGAGTCTCTAGACGGCTACCGCTTGGAGCTGTTGGGGTTTCTGAAACCCCAGAGGAAGGCCTATTGTGAAAGGTTCTTCTCTGATCCAATTGTAGCCAGTCAAGCGTTTGAGAACATAGAAAGGACAATGGGGTTCTATGATTTCTGCACCTCTCCTAGATTCTGCTGGACGACTTGTTCCATTTACAAGTCTCTAATGGAGGCTGGAGAGATTCTTCCTGAGACACTAACCCAGGTGTTTGTTTATATCACCGTCCACCTTATTCGGGCACTGTCATTGGACACGACCAATGCCAGAGACCTGGTGACCTCCCTGGGTAGAATGGCTTCCCATTGCTGTCTTGGCCCGGATTCAACCTGCTCCAAAGAAGAAATGGCCTCCACTGATGTACAACAGTTCCTAACAACTCCAACATCACTGAAAGATTTCCTGCACGTTGATGGTGATCTGGAATCGGACAACTGCATTTTCTCCTTCCACACCCAGAAGATCCAAGAGTTTTTCTTGGCTGCATCCTTCTACTTAGACGAGTCAGAAGCagtgagtgtggaagagatgTTGGAGAACCATGAGGGTTGTGTAGAGTTTCTCGACCTTTACCTGGCAGGGCTTTGTGAGCCCTCTCAGAGGAAGCCTCTGGAATCTGAACTGGGAGAGTTCAACACTGACCACATCATGGACTTCAGCAGCTGGTTTAAAAGCACCTCTCGGAAGGCACTGGAGAGctatcacacagacagacacctccATTACTTTCATCTGCTCCATCAACGTCAGAATGAGAAGCTGGTGAAGGAGATCATCATTCCGTCTGCCCGTGGCATCAGCTATGGAGTTCTGGGTGTACATGACTGTGTGTCTCTCAGCTACATAGTGACATGTCTGGGGGAATGGGATCAGCTGAATCTGTACAGCAGCAAGGATTTAACTGAGGAAAAAGCCAACCTTTTGGTTCCTGCCATACGTCTCTCTCATAAAATAAT CCTGGTTCAGAGCTCTCTTAGTGCTGGGGCTCTCGCTCATCTGGCCTCGGCCTTCAGCCAGGGAAGGACCACAGAGCTGGATATGTCCTACAACCCCATGGGTGACACAGGCTTCAAAGTTCTTTGCACAGGACTTGGGGACTGCAACATACAAACATTAAA ACTTCCAGTGTGCGGGTTAACAGAGGCTTGCTGTGGGGACCTGGTGGCTGTCCTGACCTCAGAGAAATCACATCTCCGCGTGTTGGAGCTGAGGGGGAATCCTTTCCATGACCAGGGGCTCAGGAAGCTGAGCCATGCACTGGGAAGCCCTCACTGCAAACTGCAGGAGCTTCA GTTACCGAGGTGTGAGTTGACGGGGGGGTCCATGGAGGCCTTGTCAACTGCACTGTGCGTTGGCCAATCAGAGCTGAGAATACTGAACCTGGCACAGAACTGCCTCACCGACCAGGGGGTGGATTGGCTGGCCAAGGCACTCCAATATCCCTGCTGCCAACTGCAAAGCCTGAT ATTGTTTGATAATGAGTTGACAGCTGCGTGTTGTGCTGGTGTGGCTGAGGCCTTGCAGTCAGAAGGCTGTAGGCTGtctgagctggatctgtctgtGAATGCATTGGGCCAGGAGGGGGCACTGCAGCTGTGTAAGGCCCTCAACAAGCCTGGACACCCACTGGAGAAACTGCG CTTGGTCCGCTGTGAGTTGACTCCCCTGGTCTTCAAGGAGTTGGGCATTTTGCTGAGCAGTGGGACCTCTGGACTGAGAACACTGTCTGTGGGCCTGAACAAAATAGGAGACGAAGGAGCCAAACACCTCTGGGTCGCACTGGGAGACAAACGGTGCAGTCTGGAGCACCTGGA tgttgagATGATCCAGCTGACAGATGCCTGTGTTGGAGACCTGAGTGTGGCGGTGAGGGCCAGTGGCTCCCTGAAGAGCCTGGTCCTGAAGAACAACCATCTGACTGACACCTCAGTCCCAGCCCTGGTCCAAGTCATGCAGGATAGTCGCACCATGCAGAAGATGAA TCTGCAGTATAACGACTTCAGTGAAGACATGTTTGAGATGATGGACCAGTGTGCAAAAATCAAATACTAA